A region of Mustela nigripes isolate SB6536 chromosome 18, MUSNIG.SB6536, whole genome shotgun sequence DNA encodes the following proteins:
- the LOC132006625 gene encoding olfactory receptor 14J1, with protein sequence MANLTSMSGFLLMGFSDNHELQILHALLFLVTYLLALTGNLLIITVTSLDHRLQSPMYYFLKHLSLLDLCFISVTVPQSIANSLMNNGYISRGQCILQVFFFIALASSEVAILTVMSYDRYAAICRPLQYETIMNSYACRQAVTAVWLAGGLSGLMHTAVNFSIPLCGERVIHQFFCDVPQMLKLACSHEFINEIAVAAFTTSAAFICLVSIVLSYIRIFSTVLRIPSAEGRTKVFTTCLPHLFVVTFFLSTAGFEFLHPPSDSQSAMDLMFSIFYTVIPPTLNPVIYSLRNEAMKAALRKVLSKGEFSQRKIYLKAI encoded by the coding sequence ATGGCCAACTTGACATCCATGAGTGGATTCCTCCTCATGGGGTTTTCTGATAACCATGAACTTCAGATTTTACATGCATTGCTGTTTTTGGTGACATACCTGTTGGCCTTGACAGGCAACCTCCTCATTATCACTGTAACCAGCTTGGATCATCGCCTCCAGTCCCCCATGTATTACTTTCTGAAGCACCTCTCTCTTCTGGACCTCTGCTTCATCTCTGTCACAGTTCCCCAGTCTATCGCAAATTCACTTATGAACAATGGTTACATTTCCCGTGGCCAATGCATTCTTCAGGTGTTCTTCTTCATAGCTCTGGCTTCATCAGAAGTGGCCATCCTCACAGTAATGTCTTATGACCGGTATGCCGCCATCTGTCGGCCCCTGCAGTATGAGACCATTATGAACTCCTATGCTTGTAGGCAGGCAGTGACAGCAGTGTGGCTTGCTGGGGGCCTCTCTGGGCTCATGCACACAGCTGTGAACTTCTCCATACCTCTCTGTGGAGAGAGAGTCATTCATCAATTCTTCTGTGATGTTCCTCAGATGCTGAAACTAGCTTGTTCTCATGAATTCATCAATGAGATTGCAGTGGCTGCCTTCACAACCTCAGCAGCATTCATCTGCTTGGTCTCCATCGTGCTCTCCTACATTCGCATCTTCTCTACTGTGCTGAGGATCCCATCAGCCGAGGGCCGGACCAAAGTCTTCACCACATGCCTACCACACCTGTTTGTAGTCACCTTCTTCCTCTCCACTGCAGGCTTTGAGTTTCTGCACCCACCTTCTGACTCCCAATCAGCTATGGATCTCATGTTCTCCATATTCTATACGGTGATACCGCCAACACTCAATCCAGTTATCTACAGCTTACGGAATGAAGCCATGAAGGCAGCTCTGAGGAAGGTGCTGTCAAAAGGAGAATTTTCCCAgagaaagatatatttaaaagccatt